From the Neoarius graeffei isolate fNeoGra1 chromosome 1, fNeoGra1.pri, whole genome shotgun sequence genome, one window contains:
- the LOC132893718 gene encoding zinc-binding protein A33-like translates to MAESSSPAKDRRRSSMDKPPFFSGDSSSLLSEEQLLCSICLDVFTDPVTTPCGHNFCKSCLTQCWEKSQHCHCPLCKEKFTKKPELKINTTLREVADLFKKKRGPEKPEVLCDACTGEKLKALKSCLDCRATFCKTHFEPHNHVSSFKKHKLINPVENLEDYICQKHERPLELFCRDDQTCVCQFCTEGDHKNHNTVPIEEESGERKTQLGKTQTDVQQMIQDRLKKIQEIKHSVELSKRSTEKEKADSVEVFTALIRSIERSQAELLEAMEEKQKAAERQAEGLIKELEQEITVLKRRDTELEQLSHTEEHLHLLQIYSSMCSPPHTKNWTEISINTDLSGETVRTALSQLQQTLNEKLTKTLNDKLKEAVSTELKRIQQYAVDVTLDPDTAHPRLILSADGKQVTHGDKRQNLPDTPQRFDPCVMVLGKQSFSSGRFYYEVQVRGKTKWDFGVARENINRKGEIILKPQNGFWTVALRNENQYQAFAGPPVPLTLREKLETVGVFVDYEEGLVSFYDVKSRSHIYSFTGQSFTEKLYPYFSPYLNEGGKNSAPLIISPVLNTE, encoded by the exons ATGGCTGAATCTTCATCACCAGCAAAAGACAGAAGAAGGAGCAGCATGGATAAACCACCTTTCT tttctggtgactccagcagtCTCCTGTCTGAAGAGCAGCTGCTGTGTTCGATCTGTCTGGATGTGTTCACCGATCCAGTCACCACTCCATGTGGACACAACTTCTGTAAGAGCTGCCTTACACAGTGCTGGGAGAAGAGTCAACACTGTCACTGTCCATTATGTAAAGAGAAATTCACCAAGAAACCTGAACTGAAGATTAATACAACACTGAGAGAGGTTGCAGATCTCTTCAAGAAGAAACGGGGTCCTGAAAAACCTGAGGTTCTTTGTGATGCCTGCACTGGAGAGAAGCTGAAGGCCCTGAAATCCTGTCTGGATTGTCGTGCAACTTTCTGTAAAACTCATTTCGAGCCTCATAATCATGTTTCAAGCTTTAAGAAACACAAACTAATAAACCctgtggagaacctggaggactacATATGCCAGAAACATGAGCGACCGCTGGAGCTGTTCTGTAGAGATGATCAGacgtgtgtgtgtcagttctgcACTGAAGGAGACCACAAGAATCACAACACTGTTCCTATAGAGGAGGAGAGCGGAGAGAGGAAG ACTCAGCTGGGGAAAACACAGACAGATGTGCAGCAGATGATTCAGGACCGACTGAAGAAGATCCAAGAGATCAAACACTCAGTCGAGCTCAGCAAA AGAAgcacagagaaagagaaagcagACAGTGTTGAAGTCTTCACTGCTCTGATTCGCTCCATTGAGAGAAGTCAGGCTGAGCTGCTCGAGGCGATGGAGGAGAAGCAGAAAGCAGCAGAGAGGCAGGCTGAAGGACTCATTAAAGAGCTGGAGCAGGAAATCACTGTGCTAAAGAGGAGagacactgagctggagcagctctcACACACTGAGGAGCATCTCCACCTCCTACAG ATTTACTCCTCCATGTGCAGCCCTCCACACACCAAGAACTGGACTGAGATCAGTATTAACACTGATCTGagtggggaaactgtgaggacagCTCTGTCTCAGCTTCAGCAGACTCTGAATGAGAAACTCACTAAAACACTCAATGACAAGTTAAAGGAAGCAG TTTCCACAGAACTGAAGAGGATTCAGCAGTATGCAG tgGATGTGACTCTGGATCCAGATACAGCTCATCCCAGACTCATCCTGTCTGCTGATGGAAAACaagtgacacatggagacaaacgacAGAATCTCCCTGATACACCACAGAGGTTTGATCCGTGTGTTATGGTTCTGGGAAAGCAGAGTTTCTCCTCAGGGAGATTTTATTATGAGGTGCAGGTCAGAGGGAAAACTAAGTGGGATTTCGGAGTTGCGAGAGAGAACATTAACAGGAAGGGGGAGATTATACTGAAACCTCAGAATGGATTCTGGACTGTGGCACTGAGGAATGAGAATCAGTATCAGGCTTTTGCTGGTCCCCCTGTCCCCCTCACACTGAGAGAGAAGCTGGAGACGGTGGGGGTGTTTGTGGATTATGAGGAGGGTCTGGTCTCCTTTTATGATGTGAAGTCCAGATCTCATATCTACTCTTTCACTGGTCAGTCTTTCACTGAGAAACTCTATCCATACTTCAGTCCTTATTTAAATGAAGGAGGTAAAAATTCAGCCCCACTGATCATCTCTCCTGTACTAAACACTGAATGA